CAGCCGTCCGGCAAGGGCGTGGAGTTCGGCGGGGAGTATGTTTTCTGTCTGTTTGGCTTCCATGGGTGGGATTCCTTTGTTTGTTGTTGTCATGGCGGTCAGCCCTCGCCCCTCATGCGCCGGTAATCCTCAGGGAATTCCCGTGCGGCCTGGGTTGCCGCCTCAATGATGAGTTTGCCCTCGCGGCGCAGTTCGGCGATGCGGGCCATGTATTTGTTACCCTCGGGCTTCGCCTCGACGGCGGGCGCCGCAGGGGTAGGCGCCTCGGTCGCCTCCGGGGGGGGCGGCGCCACAGGTTCGGCGGTGGCCGCCTGTGCCGCAGCGGCGGCCTCGGCCTTGCGGGCGCGGACGGCCTCGGCGCGGCGCTGTCGGCTCGCCTTGACCCGCGCCAGTTCTCTGGAATACCAGCTTGTGTATTCCTTGCTGTCTGCGGGGACATCTCGGGGCATGGGGTCAGATACGCTCATGGTCTTGCTCTCCATTCTGCCCGTGAGGGCTGTTTGGGTTTTCGGAAAAGTTTTCCTGAAAGACGTTCCACAATCTGACGATCGCCTCGTGGATGTCGCCCTCAGGCGTTTCAGGAAATCGCATTAGATAGTCGCGGTAGGCGCGGAGCAAGTGGCGGAATAGGGCCTCCGCACTCCCGGCGCGCTTGCCCAAACGGGCGGCCCTCAATTGCGCGGTGATATCCGAGAATGGACGGCCAGCACGTCGTGCCTCGCCGACAAACTCCACGATGTTGGCGGGGTCCATTCCCGCCCCTATGCAGCGTCCCGCCTCGGCGGCCATGCACCGGTATCCCCTAGGCATGGGCTTGATCCCGGCGCGCAATTCGTCAGGGGTGGCCAGCATGATGTCCTCAAAATATTCTGGGCTTCCCTTCAGGGCCGCTAAAAACCGAGTGCCATGTATGAAGTCTACTTTTGTCCGTAGCCCACCATCCGGAGCGAGATTCCCCAGATTGTCGGCGCATATGCGGGCGGTGCTACGCGGCCTCCCACGCTTGGGCTTTTCGGAAAAGTTTTCCGCAATCATGGCAGAGCATCCTCATCGGTGTTTGCGGCCGCGTGCCGCGCCCTGACGGCGTTCTGATACGCCTGAAGCGCGCGCCGCAGAATCGGCCACGATGCGCCCATTTTTTCGAGGCGGCCTATCTCCGCCAGCAGTTCGAGTTCTTGCTCGTTCATCGCGTGGCCTCCCGGATGCGCTCGTTGTGGGTTTGCCTCAAAACATGGGAGGCAGCGTCGCCCAGACCGTAGCGAAGCGGAGGGCGGGCGATGCGCCGACCTTCCACTCTGGGGGGGTCTGGGGGGGTGCGGCGCTTATCAGTTTTACTAGGGGTTTTGATTGACGCACGCACTTTTTCAGCCTCAGAATGGAACGTCATCATCTGCATACTGCTCCGTGTAAACGGGGTCCAGTAATTCGAGAGTTTCGCGTTTATGGCGGTTCGCGGTTTTCTCCATCTTCGCCGCAAGTCGGCCTGCGGCCATAAGGTTCTGGACCGCCTCGGACACATCGCCGGGACGCGAACCGGGGCAGCGGCTCATCACCTCGGACACCAGATCGTCCGCGTCGCCTTTTCGGGTCTGGACTCCGCCGGGGGAGACGGACGCGCCGGGATGCCGTCCAAACCAGTCAAGGATGACGGACTCCACCACCTGCGGGTCACGCCGGACGGTGCCCACCTCTTTGACGGGGCCGGAAGGGAGCATTTCCAGCAGCACAGGCAGGGGGCGCGGACCTCCGGAGTTCTTCGCCACCACAAACCTGAGAGACTCGGACTCCGCATCCTTCACCAGGCGCGCATGCCAGCGGCAAGCCCCGGTCATCGCGGACGCGCCTCTCATGGCATGCTGGCCCGCGTCGCCGCCGCCGGACTTGGACGTGTGCGCGGTCAACAGGACACAGGCCCCGCTCTTCTTGGCTAAGGACCGCAGATGCGCGGCCACGGTCGCCGCCGCGTCGTTGCTGTTCTCCGGATAAATCGCGGCGCCGCTCAGGGGGTCCACTACCAGCAGGGCCGGACGGGTCGCCATGACGCGCCTCTGTACCGTTCGCCATGCAGATGTTGGCTGTGGGCGCCCGGTCGCGTCGGCCACAAAAAGGGGTTGTTCCGGCATGCAGTAGAACGTTAACATCCCGGACCGTTGCGCGGCCTCCACCTCGGACCATGGAATGCCGAAGGTGGCGCAAACCGCCCGAAGGCGCTGCTTGATAAGGTGGACGGAATCCTCATACGTCACAACGACGGCGGGGCGCGGCTCCGTCGGGGCGAAGGTCGGCCAGAGGGCGCGGCTTGTGGCGATGCTCAGAGCAAACTGGACCGCCGCAATCCATGTCTTACCCGCAGCGGAGTCTCCCGTCAAAATGGCGAAGGTTCCCGGCAATGGGCCGTTGGAGACAATGGGCGGCGGCGGGTCTGGCGCACCACAAACATCATCCGGCACAAGCCCCCGGATGACCCCCGTGGCATCCTCTTCATCCAAGGCGGTCATCCTGTCGGCAAGGTCGGCAATGGCCTCTCCGGCCATTGTGCGCGCCCGCAGGGCCGCCCGCAGGGCCTCCCGCTCGGACTCCCGCACCAGCGCCCAAATATCGCCCACGCACCGCATGGGGTTGTGGGTCGGCATGCCCTCGGCCAGTAGGATTACATCTGTATGCAGGAAGTCGCCCACGGCAATGAGGTGCCGGACGATGCTCTCCCCGTCCACTTTTTCGCCCGCGTCAATAAGGGCCAGTCCGGCGCGGATGATGGCGCGGTGGCGGTCGCCGACCGGCGGGTCGGGGGGCAGGTGCGGCAAAGCGGCCACACAGTCCGCATACCCGATGGACACCCCGGCCAGCAGGCGTGTGAGGGAGTCTTCGGCCAATTGTCCGGCGCGCATCAGGGCCTCCGGCGCGGTCATGACAGCGCGCCGATGTCGCGGAGGCGGGACTTCGCGGCCTCCACATCGCGGGCACGTTTTGCCTCGGAACGGGTCCGGGGTTCAGTGGGCGCGGACACCTTCGGCCTGTCCAGTCGCTCGATGCTTTGCGCGGCGAGGGCGCGGCCAAACGCCTGGATCGCCTCCGGGGTCGTGTACCAGCAGCGGCCAATTCTGACGGCCTCAAGTTTGGTCCCGCCGATGCCGCGCAAACACCATCGCCAGACGGTGGAAATGTTCGGCTTTTTCCCGCCAACAGCAGGCAAAAGACGAGGGACATCGGCGAGGGGAACCAAGTGGGAGAGATCGCCCGGTTCGGGCTGGGGGGGTGAACAGCAGGCCATGCAATCGCTTTCTGGCACGGTTGTGCCTTCGGGCGATTGGCCCCGTCCTTTAAGGGGCTAGATCAGCCGTCCAAATAATGCGGACTATCCGCTAAAACTTTTCCAAGACGCGGCCCAGATGGGCCACCGTCTTTTCAGTTCCCGTCATGCTCCACGCAACGGCATGGCCGCGCCTGAGAGAGTTCCCCGCGTCGCGGTGGCGATAGTACAGCCCGTTCTCGGACCGGTCATCGGACAGCCGCGCCACAAGCCGGAGCAGGCGGACAGCCGCGCTCCAAACCTTTTGACCAGCGGGCGCGCCGTCCTTGTGCATCGCCTCTGCCCAGTTTTCGAGAGAGAAGTCGCACAGCCGCAGACCAGCAGGAACCAACAGGTTTTCGCGTGTCCTGAGATAGGCTTGAACGGCCTCCCGGATGCGATCCGTCTCATGCTGTAAACCCGCCGGGATGTGAAGTCGCGGGGAGATAATTACCCGCCCCAGCGGGGTCTCGATGCTGTCCGTGTGCGTTACCATGCACAAATTATACATACCTATGTGCCGAATGTCAAGCGTTTTTACTCTAAATTTTCACGTCAAAGCATAAAAACACAATGTCCACGCTTTACCATAAATTACACTAAATTACCATAAGATTATACTATGCTTTGCGAATGTAAAGCGGGGGTACACGGCGGGGTTATCCCATACGTTCCGCGACGGTGCGGGCCATGACGATGTCGGCCTCAAGATAGATTTCGGTTGTGTTCAATGATGTGTGTCCAAGGGCAACGCGGGCCAATTCTGCGCCAAATTCAGCCCGTGTCCGGCATGCGAAACTGTGTCTGCACATGTGTATGGTCCACCTCGGAATGGGTGCCAAGCCCATGCGCTCCCGTTGCGCGTTTACGGCCTCCACGCCCCGCCGTATGGCCCGTGTAACGTCCGCCGACGTATAGACCGCATTCAGGGTGCGCTCAGTCTTGCGCGGGTTGTCGGCTTGATTCTCCCGGCGGTGGACGGTCCCCCGCTCCCGGCGTTCTTGAGGCACCTCACGGGGGGAGAAAAGCGGCTCATCATGGCGGGTGCGGAGTAGCCGGGGCCGGATAACTTCCTGCGCCTTCGGGCCGATGAGTATCACCCGCCCTTTGCCGCGCCATGTGTTCTTGTGCTGGGGTGGCCGGTACTCCCAGACGGGGCCGCTCCGGTCAATGTCGCCGGGACACATGGGGAGTATTTCGCCGATGCGGCATCCCGTATGCCACGCCAACAACACAAGGTCGCGGACAGGGCGCGTCAGGAATGGCAAGGTCATCTCCACATGCTCCCACGGCACGGCCCCCACCTTGCGGCTCTCCCGCGCCTCACTGCGGCCCATGCGAAGCGGCTCAATGGTTCCCAAAGCGTCAGGCACGGAGGCGGGTATGAGTTCCTCGGACGCGGCCCATCGGAAGGCGCGGACCAGTTCGCGGATGCGCTGGTTGATGGTGTTCCTCACAGGCGGACGCGCCGGGGCCTCCGGGTCAACACGGAAGTCATCGCGCACCAATCCGGCCCGGAAAGCCTTTAACGCCTTCGGGCCAATCTTGGCGGCGGGGGTGTCGCCGTAGAGATCGAGGAACGGCCTCCATCCCGCGACTATGGACCGGAAGGTCGCCGGGGAGTTCCGGTAGTAGTCTGATGCCCAAACGGCGAAGCGGTCGAAGAGTTCCGCGACGGTCACGTCGGCGGCGGGTGGTGGTGGTGGTTGACATCCGCGAAGATGCCATTCCGCGATGACGACGGCACACCGCTTTTTTGCAGCGGCGTGGTCGGTTCCAAGCCAGACATCCTGCCCGTTCAGGGTGATGCGATATTGGCCGGACGGGGAGTGATACCGCATTTGCGGTGCGCGGTGGTAGGTGGACGCGGGCTTGTTTGCCATGCCGCAAAACCTCCTTTGCCGGGTAGTTTACCCGGATGTTGGTGGTTTGCCCGCGCCGCTTTTCAGCGGGTAACGCTTGGCGTAAAGCCTTGCGATTCAAGCAGTTAAACTATGGTCGGGGTGAGAGGATTCGAACCTCCGGCCTCTTCGTCCCGAACGAAGCGCGCTAAACCGGACTGCGCTACACCCCGACAAGTGAGTGCAAATCTTACATGAGGATGGGGGCGCGGCGCAAATTTTTCAGGTGTGGACGGGCATCAGTCCGCGCCGTCGTCTTCGGGAAAGACGCCGCCGCGCCGCAGTTTCTTTTCGATGCGGGCCAGCCGGTCGCCGAGGGAGGCGCGTCCGGGCTGCTCGGTGCCGCCGCCGAATATGGCGCGCCCGCGCATCATGCGGTCAAGAGTTTCGCGGCATACTTCCCCGGCCCGGACAAGGTTACGGGCGCGGTGCTCGAGGTGTTTGGCGAGTTCGGACGCGGCTGCGGGGTCCGAGGGAAACTCCCGGTGCCACAGTTCCAGGTGTTCGCCCAGTTCGGACCAGCGCTCACGCCGTTTGCAGGCCAGGGCGAGCATTTCAAGGCATTCTCGGCGCAGGGGGGAGCGGTCGTCCTGCTCCAGGTAGGCGTTTCCCAGTTCGATGACGCGGTCATACTGCCTCTGCCGGAAGTGCAGCCGCACGAGGGACAACTGGTCTTCGGTATGCTCGAACTGGCCGCCGTCGGGCCGGTCGAGGGACTGGGAGAGCACCCCCACGAGGGAGACGAGGGAGAGGATGTCCATGCGGTGGTGGTAGAACACCCCCTGCAGGGGCCGCGCGTCGCGGCTGTGGAGGTAGTCCAGCCACATCTGCGGGATGAGGTGTCCGGGCACGTCGCCGTGGCGGCGCACGCCGAGCACCTCGCGCTCGACGTTGCCCAGGCTGCAATCGTTGATGCGGCGCTTCCACACGCGCCGGGCCGTGTGGACCAGGTCCAGATGCGGCGCGCCGTCCACCCGGAAGGGAATCCGGTTCTGGATGAACCGGGTGCGCAGCAGGGGCAGGTCGAAACTTTTCCCGTTGAAACTGGCCACGGTGCCGCAGTCTTTGAACTGCTCCGCGAGCCATGCGAGCATGGGCGCCTCGTCGTCGTAGTCGCGCATGAAGCACTGGTCCAGCCGGAAAGTGTCCGCCGTGAACCGGCCAATGCCTACCAGAAAGGCCACGGTTCCCGCGCCGCCCGCCAGCCCGGTGGTCTCTGTGTCCATGAAGAAGGTGCGGCGCAGGTCGAAGCCCGCCAGCGTGTTGTCCATCGCGGTGAAGGCCAGGTGCGCCGTGTTGCTTTGCAGGGCGGTTTCCAGGGGCAGCGCCCCGTGGACATGTTCCAGGGGGTACTCGCTGCGCAGGAGGAAGAAACCGCCGTCCTCCGCCGTGACGATTTCCCCGCCCAGCACGCGGTCCACCTCATGGGCGCCCTGTTCCCGTTCCAGCAGTTCGCGTTCGCGGCGCTGCCGCCATTCCCCGCCGGACAGCAGGCCCAGATGCTCGCGGAGCCGGCGCGCGGAGTCCCGTTCCAGGCTGTCCGCATGGGGTTC
The DNA window shown above is from Candidatus Hydrogenedentota bacterium and carries:
- a CDS encoding AAA family ATPase, encoding MTAPEALMRAGQLAEDSLTRLLAGVSIGYADCVAALPHLPPDPPVGDRHRAIIRAGLALIDAGEKVDGESIVRHLIAVGDFLHTDVILLAEGMPTHNPMRCVGDIWALVRESEREALRAALRARTMAGEAIADLADRMTALDEEDATGVIRGLVPDDVCGAPDPPPPIVSNGPLPGTFAILTGDSAAGKTWIAAVQFALSIATSRALWPTFAPTEPRPAVVVTYEDSVHLIKQRLRAVCATFGIPWSEVEAAQRSGMLTFYCMPEQPLFVADATGRPQPTSAWRTVQRRVMATRPALLVVDPLSGAAIYPENSNDAAATVAAHLRSLAKKSGACVLLTAHTSKSGGGDAGQHAMRGASAMTGACRWHARLVKDAESESLRFVVAKNSGGPRPLPVLLEMLPSGPVKEVGTVRRDPQVVESVILDWFGRHPGASVSPGGVQTRKGDADDLVSEVMSRCPGSRPGDVSEAVQNLMAAGRLAAKMEKTANRHKRETLELLDPVYTEQYADDDVPF
- a CDS encoding DUF1580 domain-containing protein, which translates into the protein MACCSPPQPEPGDLSHLVPLADVPRLLPAVGGKKPNISTVWRWCLRGIGGTKLEAVRIGRCWYTTPEAIQAFGRALAAQSIERLDRPKVSAPTEPRTRSEAKRARDVEAAKSRLRDIGALS
- a CDS encoding site-specific integrase yields the protein MANKPASTYHRAPQMRYHSPSGQYRITLNGQDVWLGTDHAAAKKRCAVVIAEWHLRGCQPPPPPAADVTVAELFDRFAVWASDYYRNSPATFRSIVAGWRPFLDLYGDTPAAKIGPKALKAFRAGLVRDDFRVDPEAPARPPVRNTINQRIRELVRAFRWAASEELIPASVPDALGTIEPLRMGRSEARESRKVGAVPWEHVEMTLPFLTRPVRDLVLLAWHTGCRIGEILPMCPGDIDRSGPVWEYRPPQHKNTWRGKGRVILIGPKAQEVIRPRLLRTRHDEPLFSPREVPQERRERGTVHRRENQADNPRKTERTLNAVYTSADVTRAIRRGVEAVNAQRERMGLAPIPRWTIHMCRHSFACRTRAEFGAELARVALGHTSLNTTEIYLEADIVMARTVAERMG
- a CDS encoding ribonuclease H-like domain-containing protein encodes the protein MTPDGVDKDALFKKLGLVRGSDITPDAPRKPEPAAGEPHADSLERDSARRLREHLGLLSGGEWRQRRERELLEREQGAHEVDRVLGGEIVTAEDGGFFLLRSEYPLEHVHGALPLETALQSNTAHLAFTAMDNTLAGFDLRRTFFMDTETTGLAGGAGTVAFLVGIGRFTADTFRLDQCFMRDYDDEAPMLAWLAEQFKDCGTVASFNGKSFDLPLLRTRFIQNRIPFRVDGAPHLDLVHTARRVWKRRINDCSLGNVEREVLGVRRHGDVPGHLIPQMWLDYLHSRDARPLQGVFYHHRMDILSLVSLVGVLSQSLDRPDGGQFEHTEDQLSLVRLHFRQRQYDRVIELGNAYLEQDDRSPLRRECLEMLALACKRRERWSELGEHLELWHREFPSDPAAASELAKHLEHRARNLVRAGEVCRETLDRMMRGRAIFGGGTEQPGRASLGDRLARIEKKLRRGGVFPEDDGAD